In Eucalyptus grandis isolate ANBG69807.140 chromosome 4, ASM1654582v1, whole genome shotgun sequence, the following proteins share a genomic window:
- the LOC120292532 gene encoding TMV resistance protein N-like, with amino-acid sequence MHDQLRDLGRQIVQQEDQKNPEKRSRIWNCKEILGAIETEQMKKEVVALDLDLRKSYSDFVIKSEEIGRFKSLKYLKLNGEPSWNVVVLQFSNNDFIDDSKLQSFVKMARKLKVLSLKGCDKITRTPDFFECPNLESLDVDRCSNLREIDGSIGKLSCLIGIKIVYCPCLEFLPEDIGDLVKLEHFTIQRCDGVKRLPESIWKLKSLREVHFSTGWDSYLANS; translated from the exons ATGCACGATCAActtagagatcttggaaggcAAATTGTTCAACAAGAAGATCAGAAGAACCCTGAAAAACGAAGTAGGATATGGAATTGCAAGGAGATCCTTGGTGCAATAGAGACAGAGCAG ATGAAGAAGGAAGTTGTAGCACTGGATCTTGATCTACGAAAAAGTTATTCAGATTTTGTTATTAAAAGTGAAGAGATTGGAAGGTTCAAAAGTCTAAAGTACCTCAAATTAAATGGGGAGCCTTCGTGG AACGTGGTCGTTCTTCAATTTTCAAACAATGACTTCATAGATGATTCAAAACTGCAGAGCTTTGTCAAG ATGgcaagaaaattgaaagttctttctcTTAAAGGTTGTGATAAAATAACCAGAACACCAGATTTCTTTGAATGCCCGAATTTAGAGAGCCTTGATGTCGACCGTTGTTCCAATTTGAGGGAAATTGATGGCTCTATTGGGAAGTTGAGCTGTCTAATTGGCATTAAGATTGTTTATTGcccttgtcttgaatttttgccTGAAGATATCGGGGACCTTGTAAAACTGGAGCACTTCACTATACAGCGGTGTGATGGAGTGAAGAGGCTCCCAGAATCCATATGGAAGTTAAAATCATTACGTGAGGTGCACTTCTCAACTGGCTGGGATTCTTATTTAGCAAATTCATGA
- the LOC104441461 gene encoding TMV resistance protein N-like: MTMFQPPFSHPPIAFWFPYHFLITCARGFFLRYDRGKLFISERETETETGAEQTTSMASSDAGTSSGSNYQVFLSFRGPDTRKGFTNVLYRDLNDAGICVFLDDDELPPGATIRRSLEQAINNSKIYIPVFSQNYASSHWCLSELKQIVEITFNSEGKKEILPIFLDVETDDVKLKTSRYGDAIQKLECEKRWSNEQVNEWRNALMKVGTIKGWEAKNYKGHGELIRYVVEEVMKKLETKHRSVPKQLLGIDDRVLTVSELLDVNSGGVRFIRIYGMGGIGKTTLAKVVFNKLSSHFGKCCCFLEDVRVKSSRIDGLVELQKKLLSEIGAPAGVKNIDEIDDGMHRIGEALQKNKVLIVLDDVDNSDQVKTLVGNGTLHLGSRILITTRNRDELQTDYQILDYELEVMTDGPALKLFSRHAFNKDFPLDDYIVLSREIVYETGRLPLALEVIGSFLSRNKNQKIWEETLAKLKKAPHKDVFRKLKISYDALTFEQRQIFLDIACFLSVRIRQVHFTCGKIVSFIHILESVSSLTCLW, translated from the exons ATGACCATGTTTCAACCACCATTTTCTCATCCACCCATAGCTTTTTGGTTTCCCTATCATTTCCTCATTACCTGTGCACGCGGCTTCTTTCTCCGTTACGACCGTGGGAAACTCTTcatctcagagagagagacagagacggaAACAGGAGCTGAGCAAACTACTTCTATGGCAAGCTCAGATGCAGGAACTTCGTCAGGAAGCAACTATCAAGTGTTTCTGAGTTTCAGAGGACCCGATACTCGCAAGGGATTCACCAACGTCCTCTACCGTGACTTGAATGATGCTGGAATCTGTGTTTTCCTAGACGATGACGAGCTCCCCCCCGGTGCGACGATCAGGAGATCCCTAGAGCAAGCGATCAACAACTCTAAGATCTACATACCGGTCTTCTCTCAGAACTACGCTTCCAGCCATTGGTGCCTCTCTGAGCTAAAGCAAATAGTGGAAATCACCTTCAATTCGGAAGGTAAGAAAGAGATTCTACCAATTTTCTTAGATGTGGAAACTGATGACGTTAAGCTGAAAACTTCACGATACGGCGATGCCATCCAAAAACTGGAGTGCGAGAAGAGATGGAGCAATGAGCAAGTAAATGAGTGGAGAAACGCTCTCATGAAGGTCGGTACGATAAAGGGGTGGGAAGCGAAGAACTACAAAGG CCATGGTGAACTGATAAGGTATGTAGTTGAGGAGGTCATGAAAAAGTTGGAGACAAAACATAGATCAGTGCCTAAACAATTACTTGGAATTGACGATCGAGTTTTAACAGTGAGCGAATTGTTAGACGTCAACTCTGGTGGTGTACGGTTCATTAGAATTTATGGCATGGGGGGTATCGGTAAAACGACTCTCGCCAAGGTCGTATTCAACAAACTGTCTTCTCATTTTGGAAAGTGTTGTTGTTTCCTTGAAGATGTTCGAGTGAAGTCATCAAGAATTGATGGCTTAGTTGAGttgcaaaaaaaattactatcCGAAATTGGCGCTCCTGCCGGGGTAAAGAAcattgatgaaattgatgatggaATGCATAGAATTGGAGAAGCACTTCAGAAGAATAAAGTTCTCATTGTACTAGATGATGTTGATAACAGTGACCAAGTGAAGACATTAGTTGGAAATGGTACTTTGCATTTGGGATCTAGAATATTGATTACAACTAGGAATAGAGATGAGTTGCAAACAGATTATCAAATTTTAGATTATGAATTGGAGGTGATGACTGATGGTCCTGCACTCAAGCTTTTCAGTAGGCATGCATTTAATAAAGACTTTCCTTTAGATGACTACATTGTTCTTTCAAGGGAAATTGTATATGAGACTGGAAGACTTCCGTTAGCTCTCGAGGTAATTGGTTCGTTTCTCTCCCgcaacaaaaaccaaaaaatttggGAAGAGACGCTGGCAAAGCTGAAAAAAGCACCCCATAAGGATGTTTTTAGAAAGTTGAAGATTAGCTATGATGCCTTAACTTTTGAGCAACGACAAATTTTCcttgatattgcatgctttttgTCGGTGAGGATAAGACAAGTGCATTTTACGTGTGGGAAGATTGTGAGTTTTATCCACATACTGGAGTCCGTGTCCTCACTAACATGTCTTTGGTAA